The sequence TTTTCCAGCTTCATCATCAATTATTTGAACATACAGGTTATTTAAGCTTTTGAAAAATGCCATTCTTGGTCTTTCAGCTGTTCCGAAAACTTTTTTTCTGATTCTTTTATGTCTTATTATTCTTTTTTGTCTTCTTGTTTTTACTGCCATTATATTCTCCTCTCAAAGAGATTTATTTTTTACCTACAGATTTACCAGGTTTAAGTTTAAGAACTTCTCCTTTATATCTGATACCTTTTCCTTTGTATGGGTCAGGTTTCCTAAATTCTCTAATTTCAGCAGCAACCTGCCCGACTTTCTGTTTATCTATACCGGAAACTTTGATTATATTTCCTTCAACTGCAATCTGTATTCCTTCAGGTGGTTCATAAATAATAGGGTGAGAGTATCCTAGCTGGAGCTCAAGGGTTTTTCCTTTCATCGCAGCTCTGTATCCAATACCAACTATTTCCAGTTCCACTGTAAAACCTTCTGTAACTCCTTTAACCATATTAGCGATAAGAGCCCTTGTTGTTCCGTGGATTGCTCTCATAAATGCACTATCATTTGGCCTTTCTATTTTGATTTGGTTATCTTCAACTTTAATTGTAAGATTAGGGTTAAAATCCCCTTCAAGTTGTCCTTTTGGTCCTTTTACAACAACATGATTATTTTCACTTACTTTTACTTCAACTCCTTGAGGGATATCTATTGGTTTTTTCCCAATTCTTGACATTTATAATGCCTCCTTTTTTATTACCAGATATAACAGAGAACTTCTCCGCCAACTCTTTCTTTTCTTGCTTCAGCGTCTGTAATTATTCCTTTGTTTGTTGAAAGAATTGCAATTCCAAGTCCTTTTCTTACATAAGGGATGTTTTTTACATCAACATATTTTCTTAAACCAGGTTTAGAAACCCTTCTGAGTCCCTGGATAACAGGTTTTGTATTTCTTGGTCCAAGATATTTTAATTTGATTATCAGGGTTCCCTGATTTCCTTTTTTATTTTCTTCAGAGATTGTGTAATCTTCTATATAACCTTCTCTTTTAAGGATTTCAGCAATTCTTTCTTTTATTTTTGAATGGGGAATGTAAACTTCACTTTTTCTTGCTTTAATTGCATTATTAATTCTTGCCAACATATCAGCAATTGGGTCTACTATCATCTTTTAGCCTCCTTACCAGCTCGCTTTTTTAACTCCAGGGATTTCTCCTCTGAGAGCTCTTTCTCTAAAACATATTCTGCACATATTAAATTGTCTTAAGTATCCTCTTGGTCTTCCACAAATAGGACATCTTGAGTGTTTTCTTGTTTTGTATTTAGGTTCCTTTAAAAAGGATTTTGCCATTAAGCATTTACGTGCCATACTTTTGTTTCCTCCTGTTATCCTCTAATTGGTAATCCAAGTAATGCTAAAAGGTATTTTGCTTCTTCATCTGTTTCTGCAGATGTCTCAATAATAATATCCATACCTCTAATTCTATCTACTTTGTCATAATCAATTTCCGGGAAGATAATCTGTTCGGAAATTCCGAAAGCATAATTTCCTCTTCCATCAAACGAGTTAGGATTTAGTCCTCTAAAGTCTCTAACCCTTGGAAGAGCAACAGAAATAAGCTTGTCAAGGAAGTCCCACATTCTTTCTTTCCTGAGCGTAACTCTGGCACCTACAGGAAGACCTTTTCTGAGTTTG comes from Persephonella sp. and encodes:
- the rpsH gene encoding 30S ribosomal protein S8, coding for MIVDPIADMLARINNAIKARKSEVYIPHSKIKERIAEILKREGYIEDYTISEENKKGNQGTLIIKLKYLGPRNTKPVIQGLRRVSKPGLRKYVDVKNIPYVRKGLGIAILSTNKGIITDAEARKERVGGEVLCYIW
- a CDS encoding type Z 30S ribosomal protein S14, coding for MARKCLMAKSFLKEPKYKTRKHSRCPICGRPRGYLRQFNMCRICFRERALRGEIPGVKKASW
- the rplF gene encoding 50S ribosomal protein L6, giving the protein MSRIGKKPIDIPQGVEVKVSENNHVVVKGPKGQLEGDFNPNLTIKVEDNQIKIERPNDSAFMRAIHGTTRALIANMVKGVTEGFTVELEIVGIGYRAAMKGKTLELQLGYSHPIIYEPPEGIQIAVEGNIIKVSGIDKQKVGQVAAEIREFRKPDPYKGKGIRYKGEVLKLKPGKSVGKK
- the rplE gene encoding 50S ribosomal protein L5, whose translation is MAVAERYIPRLRKKYEEEVAPKLMERFGYKSPMEIPKIKKIVVNMGVGEAVQDIKQLDRAVEDLMAITGQRPEIRRAKKAEAGFKLRKGLPVGARVTLRKERMWDFLDKLISVALPRVRDFRGLNPNSFDGRGNYAFGISEQIIFPEIDYDKVDRIRGMDIIIETSAETDEEAKYLLALLGLPIRG